Proteins encoded by one window of Streptacidiphilus sp. PB12-B1b:
- a CDS encoding glycosyltransferase family 2 protein, with amino-acid sequence MNLAVITIAHGRHDHLALQQRGLAAGDRQPDQYLTVAMGDPHLRTATAHRTPQAQTLHVPVRDGHLPLAAARNAGARQALDRRAELLVFLDVDCVPGPATLARYAEVAEDGALWCGAVHYLPPPPAQGYALSSLPALAGPHPARPVPPDDAVQPGGDPDLFWSLSFAVTADTWRAIGGFHEGYVGYGAEDTDFARLARSAGADLRWVGGAPVYHQYHPVSRPPVEHLDDILRNGEAFQRRWGAGPCRGGSTPWNNCTWCAMTVRPTPGSAPERTRRVPVRSTAVVGPVVLEPEA; translated from the coding sequence GTGAATCTCGCAGTGATCACCATCGCGCACGGACGCCACGACCATCTCGCGCTGCAACAACGGGGGTTGGCCGCCGGCGACCGGCAGCCCGACCAGTACCTGACCGTGGCCATGGGCGACCCGCACCTGCGCACCGCCACCGCCCACCGCACCCCGCAGGCGCAGACGCTCCACGTCCCCGTACGCGACGGACACCTGCCGCTGGCCGCAGCCCGCAACGCCGGCGCCCGGCAGGCACTGGACCGCCGCGCCGAGCTGCTGGTCTTCCTGGACGTCGACTGCGTGCCCGGGCCCGCCACCCTGGCGCGCTACGCCGAGGTCGCCGAGGACGGTGCGCTGTGGTGCGGCGCCGTCCACTACCTGCCGCCGCCGCCCGCGCAGGGATATGCGCTCAGCAGCCTCCCGGCGCTGGCCGGACCGCATCCGGCCCGACCGGTGCCGCCGGACGACGCCGTACAACCCGGGGGAGACCCCGACCTGTTCTGGTCGCTCTCCTTCGCGGTGACCGCCGACACCTGGCGGGCCATCGGCGGGTTCCACGAAGGGTACGTCGGCTACGGAGCCGAGGACACCGACTTCGCCCGGCTGGCCCGGAGCGCCGGAGCGGACCTCCGCTGGGTCGGCGGAGCGCCCGTCTACCACCAGTACCACCCCGTCAGCCGCCCCCCGGTCGAGCACCTCGACGACATCCTGCGCAACGGCGAAGCCTTCCAACGGCGCTGGGGAGCTGGCCCATGCAGGGGTGGCTCCACGCCATGGAACAACTGCACCTGGTGCGCCATGACCGTGCGTCCGACACCTGGGAGCGCGCCTGAGAGAACAAGGCGAGTCCCGGTGCGGTCAACCGCCGTGGTGGGGCCGGTAGTGCTGGAACCCGAGGCGTAG
- a CDS encoding methyltransferase domain-containing protein, with translation MTPQQRARALAGQLVGGGHLTPEWLPAFVGVRRDLFLPDRVWLRDDTGPYRALDRATDPDGWWQAAYSDRPVVTQVEDGADAETSNEPSSSASMPRVVARMPHQLAVEPGMTVLEIGTGTGYNAALLAHRLGGGHVTSVDIDPAVLEGARRAFNGARRAPHLAIADGAQGYPDRAPYDRIIATCAVHSIPRPWITQTRPGGIIVTPLGTAMVNGVMLKLTVRNDGTAVGRIVDDAAFMWLRSQRIPRSTPAPRPEPAVDSSTKTDPRALGDSDALLAVGLQVPGCRYTVGHGPDGEFTLWFSDGTSWASVDYEPGAEVYAVQQYGPRTLWDEIEKALDWWTAAGEPERTRLGIVVDDRRQWAFLDSPDRPLPGGSWSG, from the coding sequence GTGACGCCCCAGCAGCGGGCGCGGGCCCTCGCTGGGCAGCTTGTCGGCGGGGGCCATCTCACGCCGGAATGGCTTCCGGCGTTCGTCGGTGTTCGCCGGGACCTGTTCCTGCCCGACCGGGTCTGGCTCAGGGACGACACCGGCCCCTACCGGGCCCTGGACCGCGCCACCGATCCGGACGGCTGGTGGCAGGCCGCCTACAGCGACCGGCCCGTCGTCACCCAAGTCGAAGACGGGGCCGATGCGGAGACCAGCAACGAGCCGTCCAGTTCGGCGTCCATGCCGCGGGTCGTCGCCCGCATGCCCCACCAACTCGCGGTTGAGCCCGGTATGACCGTCCTGGAGATCGGCACCGGCACCGGCTACAACGCCGCCCTGCTCGCCCACCGCCTCGGCGGCGGCCACGTCACTTCGGTGGACATCGACCCGGCTGTCCTCGAGGGCGCCCGCCGCGCGTTCAACGGGGCCCGCCGGGCGCCGCACCTGGCCATCGCCGACGGCGCCCAGGGCTACCCCGACCGGGCGCCCTACGACCGGATCATCGCCACCTGCGCCGTGCACAGCATCCCTCGCCCGTGGATCACTCAGACCCGGCCCGGCGGCATCATCGTCACGCCGCTGGGCACCGCGATGGTCAACGGCGTCATGCTCAAGCTGACCGTCCGCAACGACGGGACCGCGGTGGGCAGGATCGTCGACGACGCGGCGTTCATGTGGCTCCGGTCCCAGCGGATCCCCCGCAGCACCCCGGCCCCGCGCCCCGAGCCGGCCGTCGACTCCAGTACCAAGACCGACCCGCGTGCGCTCGGTGACAGTGACGCCCTGCTGGCTGTCGGCCTGCAGGTGCCCGGCTGCCGGTACACCGTCGGCCACGGCCCCGACGGCGAGTTCACCCTCTGGTTCTCGGACGGCACCTCCTGGGCGTCCGTCGACTACGAGCCCGGCGCCGAGGTGTACGCCGTCCAGCAGTACGGGCCGCGGACGCTGTGGGACGAGATCGAGAAGGCCCTCGACTGGTGGACGGCCGCAGGCGAGCCCGAGCGCACCCGCCTCGGGATCGTCGTCGACGACAGACGCCAGTGGGCGTTCCTCGACAGCCCCGACCGACCGCTGCCCGGAGGCAGTTGGAGCGGCTGA
- a CDS encoding ABC transporter permease — MTVLRASFRNFLAHKGRMALSAVAVLLSVAFVCGTLVFTDTMNTTFDKLFATTAADVTVSPPKVDNAQQTGTPATLPASLQARLAQIPGVAGVVPEVSSQQATVADSRNQDIGSSTGAPTIVGNWNPTQTTSVTITSGHAPTSPDDALLDADTAATHHLGIGDTLRVIAGPGDIKVTISGIATFTTTNPGAAVVYLDTPTAQQVLLGSRGYTDYALDAAPGVSDDQLKARVDAALGSRAYQVQTAAELAAQNQQDIGSFLNPMKYVLLGFAAIAVLVGIFLIVNTFSMLVAQRTREIGLMRALGASRRQVNRSVLVEAVLLGVVGSVAGIGAGIGLAVGLIKLMGALGMHLNTADLTIKAATPLIGLAVGVVVTVVSAMLPARRAGATSPMAAMRDAGTPADARAGRVRAALGVLLTAAGGTALALAAGSSSTSKGSGLLAVGVLLTLVGFVVVGPLLAGLVVRVLGAVTLRMFGPVGRLAERNALRNPRRTGATAAALMVGLALVASLSVVGNSMVASATSQMDKSVGADFIIQSGNGNPLSPAAVKAVHAAGHLSHVTDRTDVAATVTAPDGSQDKTDIAAATPSYTDDLQAKTVQGRLIDAYAPGAMSVPEGWAKAHHVTLGDRLSVAFTSGSTAKLTVRAITSDDTVFDKGAMYTNIAEARKYLPAATFPPDDMMFAAADPGQQSQAAAALKAATADYPQIKVRDQADYKDMIKQQLDQLLNMIYALLALAIVVAVLGVVNTLALSVVERTREIGLMRAIGLSRRQLRRMVRLESVVIALFGAVLGVALGLGWGIAAQQLLALTGLGVLSIPWTTIGTVFLGSAGVGLLAALFPAFRAGRMNVLKAIATD, encoded by the coding sequence ATGACCGTGCTCCGCGCCTCCTTCCGCAACTTCCTGGCGCACAAGGGCCGGATGGCTCTGTCCGCCGTCGCCGTGCTGCTGTCGGTGGCGTTCGTGTGCGGGACGCTGGTCTTCACCGACACCATGAACACCACCTTCGACAAACTCTTCGCAACGACCGCCGCGGATGTCACGGTCAGCCCGCCGAAGGTCGACAACGCGCAGCAGACCGGGACACCGGCCACCCTTCCCGCCTCGCTGCAGGCCCGGCTGGCGCAGATCCCCGGGGTGGCCGGGGTGGTGCCCGAGGTCAGCAGCCAGCAGGCCACCGTCGCCGACAGCCGCAACCAGGACATCGGCTCCAGCACCGGCGCGCCGACCATCGTCGGCAACTGGAACCCGACCCAGACCACGTCCGTCACCATCACCTCCGGCCACGCCCCGACCTCGCCCGATGACGCCTTGCTGGACGCCGACACCGCCGCCACGCACCACCTGGGCATCGGCGACACCCTGCGCGTCATCGCCGGACCGGGCGACATCAAGGTGACCATCAGCGGCATCGCCACGTTCACGACGACCAACCCGGGCGCGGCCGTCGTCTACCTGGACACCCCCACCGCCCAGCAGGTGCTCCTCGGCTCCCGTGGCTACACCGACTACGCCCTGGACGCCGCACCCGGCGTCAGCGACGACCAGCTCAAGGCACGCGTCGACGCCGCCCTGGGCAGCCGCGCCTACCAGGTGCAGACCGCCGCCGAACTGGCGGCCCAGAACCAGCAGGACATCGGCTCCTTCCTCAACCCCATGAAGTACGTGCTGCTCGGCTTCGCCGCGATCGCCGTCCTGGTGGGCATCTTCCTGATCGTCAACACCTTCTCCATGCTGGTCGCCCAGCGCACCCGCGAGATCGGACTGATGCGGGCCCTCGGTGCGAGCCGACGGCAGGTCAACCGCTCGGTGCTGGTCGAGGCGGTGCTGCTCGGAGTCGTCGGCTCGGTGGCGGGCATCGGTGCGGGCATCGGCCTGGCCGTCGGCCTGATCAAGCTCATGGGCGCCCTGGGGATGCACCTGAACACCGCCGACCTGACGATCAAGGCGGCCACGCCGCTGATCGGCCTGGCCGTCGGCGTCGTGGTGACCGTGGTGTCCGCCATGCTGCCCGCCCGCCGGGCCGGCGCGACCTCCCCGATGGCCGCCATGCGCGACGCCGGCACCCCCGCCGACGCCCGGGCGGGACGGGTCCGTGCCGCGCTCGGCGTGCTGCTCACCGCAGCGGGCGGGACCGCCCTGGCGCTGGCCGCGGGATCGTCCAGCACCTCCAAGGGCTCCGGGCTGCTCGCGGTCGGCGTGCTCCTGACCCTGGTCGGGTTCGTGGTCGTCGGCCCGCTGCTCGCCGGGCTCGTGGTGAGGGTCCTGGGCGCGGTCACCCTGCGGATGTTCGGCCCGGTGGGCCGCCTCGCCGAGCGCAACGCGCTGCGCAACCCGCGCCGTACCGGAGCCACCGCCGCCGCGCTGATGGTCGGCCTGGCCCTGGTTGCGAGCCTGTCGGTGGTCGGCAACTCCATGGTCGCCTCGGCGACCTCGCAGATGGACAAGTCCGTCGGCGCCGACTTCATCATCCAGTCCGGCAACGGCAACCCGCTCAGCCCCGCCGCGGTCAAAGCCGTTCACGCGGCCGGACACCTGTCCCACGTCACCGACCGCACGGACGTCGCCGCGACGGTCACCGCCCCCGACGGCAGCCAGGACAAGACCGACATCGCGGCGGCCACCCCCTCCTACACCGACGACCTCCAGGCCAAGACCGTGCAGGGACGGCTGATCGACGCCTACGCGCCGGGCGCCATGTCGGTGCCCGAGGGCTGGGCCAAGGCCCACCATGTCACCCTCGGCGACCGGCTCAGCGTCGCCTTCACCAGCGGCAGCACGGCGAAGCTCACGGTCAGGGCGATCACCTCCGACGACACGGTCTTCGACAAGGGCGCGATGTACACGAACATCGCCGAGGCGAGGAAGTACCTCCCGGCCGCCACGTTCCCGCCGGACGACATGATGTTCGCCGCGGCGGACCCCGGCCAGCAGAGCCAGGCCGCAGCGGCCCTCAAGGCAGCCACCGCCGACTACCCGCAGATCAAGGTCCGCGACCAGGCCGACTACAAGGACATGATCAAGCAGCAGCTCGACCAGCTGCTCAACATGATCTACGCCCTGCTCGCGCTCGCCATCGTCGTCGCCGTCCTGGGCGTGGTGAACACCCTGGCCCTGTCGGTCGTCGAACGCACCCGCGAGATCGGACTGATGCGCGCCATCGGCCTCTCCCGGCGCCAGCTGCGACGGATGGTCCGCCTGGAATCGGTGGTCATCGCCCTGTTCGGCGCGGTCCTGGGCGTGGCCCTGGGGCTGGGCTGGGGCATCGCGGCGCAGCAACTGCTGGCCCTCACGGGGCTGGGCGTGCTCAGCATCCCGTGGACCACCATCGGCACCGTCTTCCTCGGCTCCGCAGGGGTGGGCCTGCTGGCCGCCCTCTTCCCGGCCTTCCGCGCCGGAAGGATGAACGTCCTCAAGGCCATCGCCACGGACTAG
- a CDS encoding ABC transporter ATP-binding protein, producing the protein MRAPAGWSYKDARPCRAFRRSPVTTSVSSPAARGSRVRSPFAARARGLTKAYGSGETRVTALDAVDVDIPRGQFTAIMGPSGSGKSTLMHCLAGLDTASSGEIWVGDTEITKLRDKRLTRLRRDSIGFVFQAFNLLPTLTALENITLPMDIAGRTPDRAWLDRVVETVGLAGRLKHRPAQLSGGQQQRVAVARALAARPEIIFGDEPTGNLDSRAGAEILGFLRHSVDALGQTIVMVTHDPAAASYADRVLYLADGRIVDEMHSPTADAVLERMKSFDARGRTS; encoded by the coding sequence ATGCGTGCTCCAGCAGGGTGGAGCTACAAGGACGCACGCCCGTGCCGAGCATTCAGGAGATCTCCAGTGACCACGTCCGTATCGAGTCCCGCAGCCCGGGGCAGCAGGGTGCGCTCACCGTTCGCCGCCCGAGCGCGGGGGCTCACCAAGGCGTACGGCAGCGGCGAGACCCGGGTGACAGCCCTGGACGCGGTGGACGTCGACATCCCGCGCGGGCAGTTCACCGCGATCATGGGCCCGTCCGGATCCGGCAAGTCCACGCTGATGCACTGCCTGGCCGGTCTCGACACCGCTTCCAGCGGTGAGATCTGGGTGGGTGACACGGAGATCACCAAGCTGCGGGACAAGCGGCTCACCCGGCTGCGCCGGGACAGCATCGGCTTCGTCTTCCAGGCGTTCAACCTGCTCCCCACGCTGACCGCGCTGGAGAACATCACCCTGCCGATGGACATCGCCGGCCGTACCCCCGACCGTGCCTGGCTGGACCGCGTGGTGGAGACGGTGGGACTGGCCGGACGCCTCAAGCACCGCCCGGCGCAGCTGTCCGGCGGCCAACAGCAGCGTGTCGCCGTGGCCCGCGCCCTCGCCGCCCGACCCGAGATCATCTTCGGGGACGAGCCGACCGGGAACCTCGACTCCCGCGCAGGGGCCGAGATCCTCGGTTTCCTGCGCCACTCGGTCGACGCCCTGGGCCAGACCATCGTCATGGTGACCCACGATCCGGCGGCCGCCTCCTACGCGGACCGGGTCCTCTACCTCGCCGACGGCCGGATCGTCGACGAGATGCACTCCCCCACGGCCGACGCCGTGCTGGAGCGGATGAAGTCCTTCGACGCCCGAGGCAGGACGTCATGA
- a CDS encoding NAD(P)/FAD-dependent oxidoreductase, with translation MNSARDARTAIVGAGLGGLVCARILQQHGRRVTVFEREASADARLQGGSLDLHADTGQAALRAAGLLDRFRALARPEGEEWRVLDFADAALLAHQGPPATGSGRPEIDRGQLRGLLLDSLTEGTVRWDRAVRGATPLADGTCRLLLGDGTAEDFDLVVGADGAWSRVRPALSPAVPRYTGVTFVETGFDDCDTRHPDLARLVGNGTMLAKGVGRSLVAQRNSNGHIRAYIALRAPQDWHVAAGIDLGDQQAVRTHLLGMFDGWDESLRYILRHGDSGLVNRSLSVLPAPHTWQHAPGVTLLGDAAHLMPPVGLGANLAMLDGSELAHALVAESSVDDAVRAYESIMLPRSNEAAINSAQGLDRLVPAAVLTT, from the coding sequence ATGAACTCTGCTCGTGATGCCCGCACAGCGATTGTCGGCGCCGGCCTCGGCGGCCTCGTCTGCGCCCGAATCCTGCAGCAGCACGGTCGCCGCGTCACCGTGTTCGAGCGCGAGGCCTCCGCCGACGCCCGACTCCAGGGCGGCAGCCTCGACCTGCATGCCGACACCGGTCAGGCCGCTTTGCGAGCGGCTGGGCTCCTGGACCGGTTCCGGGCCCTCGCCCGCCCCGAAGGAGAGGAGTGGCGCGTGCTCGACTTCGCCGACGCCGCCCTCCTGGCGCATCAGGGGCCTCCCGCCACCGGCAGCGGCCGACCGGAGATCGACCGGGGCCAGCTGCGCGGCCTGCTGCTGGATTCGCTCACCGAGGGAACGGTGCGGTGGGACCGCGCCGTCCGCGGGGCCACTCCGCTCGCGGACGGCACCTGCCGCCTGCTCCTCGGGGACGGCACCGCCGAGGACTTCGACCTGGTGGTCGGAGCCGACGGCGCCTGGTCGCGCGTCCGCCCGGCCCTGTCGCCCGCCGTACCCCGCTACACCGGCGTCACCTTCGTCGAGACCGGTTTCGACGACTGCGACACCCGCCATCCCGACCTCGCGCGGCTGGTCGGCAACGGAACGATGCTGGCGAAGGGCGTCGGCCGGTCCCTGGTCGCCCAGCGCAACAGCAACGGCCACATCCGCGCCTACATCGCACTCCGCGCGCCGCAGGACTGGCACGTGGCCGCCGGTATCGACCTCGGCGACCAACAGGCCGTGCGCACACACCTGCTGGGGATGTTCGACGGCTGGGACGAGAGCCTGCGCTACATCCTGCGCCACGGCGACAGCGGGCTCGTCAACCGGTCCCTGTCCGTCCTGCCCGCCCCGCACACCTGGCAGCACGCGCCCGGCGTCACGCTGCTCGGCGACGCCGCGCACCTGATGCCCCCGGTCGGGCTGGGCGCCAACCTCGCCATGCTCGACGGCTCCGAGCTCGCCCACGCCCTCGTCGCCGAATCCAGCGTCGACGACGCCGTCCGCGCCTACGAGAGCATCATGCTGCCGCGCTCGAACGAGGCCGCGATCAACAGTGCGCAGGGGCTCGACCGCCTCGTCCCCGCAGCGGTTTTGACCACGTGA
- a CDS encoding TetR/AcrR family transcriptional regulator → MTEPTGRRERKKAQTRQSLADAALELFLDRGYDQVGVKDVADAADVSVTTLFKHFPGKEALVFDQDDDLEAALVSAVRDRAPGQSIPQALREHILLKQTQFAVHATDPRFADFTRMVQETPALRDYAQRMWTRHEAALARTIAEAVGAPEDDVSCAALARFALEARGLILRHSEPPRAADEAFALLEHGWAASHPGS, encoded by the coding sequence ATGACCGAACCGACCGGGCGCCGCGAGCGCAAGAAGGCCCAGACCCGCCAGTCCCTGGCCGATGCCGCACTCGAACTCTTCCTCGACCGCGGCTACGACCAGGTCGGCGTCAAGGACGTCGCCGACGCCGCCGACGTCTCGGTGACCACCCTGTTCAAGCACTTCCCCGGCAAGGAAGCCCTGGTCTTCGACCAGGACGACGACCTGGAGGCAGCGCTCGTCTCCGCCGTGCGCGACCGCGCCCCCGGCCAGTCGATCCCACAGGCGCTGCGCGAGCACATCCTGCTGAAACAGACCCAGTTCGCCGTCCACGCCACGGATCCCCGGTTCGCCGACTTCACCCGGATGGTGCAGGAGACCCCCGCGCTGCGCGACTACGCCCAGCGCATGTGGACGCGCCACGAGGCGGCCCTGGCGCGGACCATCGCCGAGGCCGTCGGCGCCCCCGAGGACGACGTCAGCTGCGCCGCCCTGGCCCGTTTCGCCCTCGAGGCCCGCGGCCTCATCCTCCGGCACAGCGAACCGCCCCGCGCCGCCGACGAGGCCTTCGCACTGCTCGAACACGGCTGGGCAGCCTCCCACCCGGGCAGCTGA
- a CDS encoding VOC family protein, with amino-acid sequence MIGKLQCVALDCPDVLALARFYQSLLGGVVDQPDARWAVSDDFSTLHTGSGLVFAFQRVQDYQAPRWPDAGHPQQFHLDLDVPDLDRAQEQVLASGATLLHADTRGWRIFADPAGHPFCLLRG; translated from the coding sequence GTGATCGGCAAGCTGCAGTGCGTGGCGCTGGACTGTCCGGACGTCCTTGCACTCGCCCGGTTCTACCAGTCGCTCCTCGGCGGCGTGGTCGATCAGCCCGATGCCAGATGGGCCGTCAGCGACGACTTCTCGACTCTTCACACAGGCTCCGGCCTGGTATTTGCGTTCCAGCGCGTGCAGGACTACCAGGCGCCGCGATGGCCGGACGCCGGCCACCCGCAGCAGTTCCATCTGGATCTCGACGTCCCCGATCTCGACCGGGCCCAGGAGCAGGTCCTCGCCTCCGGTGCCACGCTGCTTCACGCCGACACCCGTGGCTGGCGGATCTTCGCAGATCCTGCGGGCCACCCCTTCTGCCTTCTCCGGGGCTGA
- a CDS encoding Glu/Leu/Phe/Val dehydrogenase: protein MKVQLAEFEAKAPQIVFEWQDTETPARGWVVINSLRGGAAGGGTRMRAGLDRHEVESLAKTMEIKFTVSGPAIGGAKSGIDFDPRDPRKQGVLTRWYQAITPLLRSYYGTGGDLNVDEMAEVVPLTEGLGLWHPQEGVVRGHYGPGDSAQVRRLGQLRQGVAQVVEDPRLSPDPARRYTVSDLITGWGVAESVRHFYATYGGDLEGKRVVVQGWGNVGAAAAYYAAQSGARVVGVIDRDGGLLSPQGLGPEEVRELFLNRSGNTLRADGLLPFTEVDARIWDLGAEVFLPCAASRLVTREQVDRLTAAGLEVIACGANVPFADTEIFYGTTYEHADRSVAVVPDFLANCGMARTFALLMDGTDEITDTAVFDDVSRTIAEALQRCHERSADPTGLAATAFSIALDQLN from the coding sequence GTGAAGGTCCAGTTGGCCGAGTTCGAGGCGAAGGCCCCGCAGATCGTCTTCGAGTGGCAGGACACCGAGACCCCGGCCAGGGGCTGGGTCGTGATCAACTCGCTGCGCGGCGGCGCGGCCGGCGGCGGCACCCGGATGCGGGCCGGGCTGGACCGGCACGAGGTCGAGTCGCTGGCCAAGACCATGGAGATCAAGTTCACCGTCTCCGGCCCGGCGATCGGCGGCGCGAAGTCCGGCATCGACTTCGACCCGCGCGACCCGCGCAAGCAGGGCGTCCTCACCCGCTGGTACCAGGCCATCACCCCGCTGCTGCGCAGCTACTACGGCACCGGCGGCGACCTGAACGTCGACGAGATGGCGGAGGTCGTGCCGCTCACCGAGGGCCTGGGGCTGTGGCATCCGCAGGAGGGCGTGGTGCGGGGCCACTACGGCCCCGGCGACAGTGCCCAGGTGCGTCGCCTGGGCCAGCTACGCCAGGGGGTGGCCCAGGTGGTCGAGGACCCTCGACTGTCCCCCGACCCGGCCCGGCGCTACACGGTCTCCGACCTGATCACCGGCTGGGGGGTGGCCGAGTCCGTCCGCCACTTCTACGCGACCTACGGCGGTGACCTGGAGGGCAAGCGCGTCGTCGTCCAGGGGTGGGGCAACGTCGGCGCGGCGGCGGCCTACTACGCCGCGCAGTCCGGCGCCCGCGTCGTCGGCGTCATCGACCGCGACGGCGGCCTGCTGAGCCCGCAGGGCCTGGGCCCGGAGGAGGTCCGCGAGCTCTTCCTGAACCGCAGCGGCAACACCCTCCGGGCGGACGGCCTGCTCCCCTTCACCGAGGTTGACGCCCGTATCTGGGACCTGGGTGCCGAGGTCTTCCTGCCCTGCGCCGCCTCGCGCCTGGTCACCCGCGAGCAGGTCGACCGGCTCACCGCAGCCGGCCTGGAGGTCATCGCCTGCGGTGCGAACGTGCCCTTCGCGGACACCGAGATCTTCTACGGCACGACCTACGAGCACGCGGACAGGAGCGTGGCCGTCGTCCCCGACTTCCTCGCCAACTGCGGCATGGCGCGCACCTTCGCCCTGCTCATGGACGGCACGGACGAGATCACCGACACCGCTGTCTTCGACGACGTCTCGCGCACCATCGCCGAGGCCCTGCAACGCTGCCACGAGCGTTCAGCGGACCCCACCGGTCTGGCGGCCACGGCCTTCTCCATAGCCCTGGATCAGCTGAACTGA
- the fahA gene encoding fumarylacetoacetase, producing the protein MTWLALPEGSAFGVSNLPYGVFSTADREPRVGVRIGDQVLCLATALDDPVFAAPALNAFLGQGRARWDAVRARITELLTDERWRAVVEPALVPLDQARLHLPFTVGDYVDFYASEHHASNIGQMFRPGSEPLTPNWKHLPIGYHGRSGTVVVSGTPVPRPNGQRKAPTDAAPSFGPCLRLDIEAEVGFVVGAATAPGQPVAPADFAEHVFGVCLVNDWSARDIQAWEYVPLGPFLGKSFATSVSPWVVPLAALEHARTDPPRQDPQPLPYLTGGQPWGLDLELEIRLNGHPVSRPPYATMYWTPAQMLAHMTVNGASIRPGDLFASGTVSGPDKDQRGSLMELSWGGQDPVVLPDGSTRTFLEDGDEVVIRATAPGPDGARIGLGEVAGRILPAPTHPHFSEHVHKEQS; encoded by the coding sequence ATGACCTGGCTCGCCCTTCCCGAGGGCTCCGCCTTCGGCGTGAGCAACCTCCCCTACGGGGTGTTCTCGACCGCGGACCGCGAGCCGCGCGTGGGCGTGCGCATCGGCGACCAGGTGCTGTGCCTGGCCACCGCGCTGGACGACCCGGTCTTCGCCGCGCCCGCGCTCAACGCCTTCCTCGGCCAGGGCCGCGCCCGCTGGGACGCGGTCCGGGCCCGCATCACCGAGTTGCTGACCGATGAGCGGTGGCGCGCGGTGGTGGAGCCCGCCCTGGTCCCGCTGGACCAGGCGCGGCTGCACCTGCCGTTCACCGTCGGCGACTACGTCGACTTCTACGCCAGCGAGCACCACGCGAGCAACATCGGCCAGATGTTCCGCCCCGGCTCGGAGCCGCTGACCCCGAACTGGAAGCACCTGCCGATCGGCTACCACGGCCGCTCGGGGACCGTCGTGGTCTCCGGGACGCCGGTGCCGCGCCCCAACGGCCAGCGCAAGGCGCCCACGGACGCGGCACCCTCCTTCGGGCCGTGCCTGCGGCTGGACATCGAGGCGGAGGTCGGATTCGTCGTCGGCGCCGCCACCGCGCCCGGGCAGCCGGTGGCCCCGGCGGACTTCGCCGAGCACGTCTTCGGCGTGTGCCTGGTCAACGACTGGTCGGCCCGCGACATCCAGGCCTGGGAGTACGTGCCGCTGGGCCCCTTCCTGGGCAAGTCCTTCGCCACCTCGGTGTCCCCGTGGGTGGTCCCGCTGGCCGCGCTCGAACACGCCCGGACCGACCCGCCGCGCCAGGACCCGCAGCCACTGCCGTACCTGACCGGCGGTCAGCCCTGGGGACTGGACCTGGAGTTGGAGATTCGCCTCAACGGGCACCCGGTCTCCCGCCCGCCGTACGCGACCATGTACTGGACCCCGGCGCAGATGCTGGCGCACATGACCGTCAACGGCGCCTCGATCCGGCCCGGCGACCTGTTCGCCTCCGGCACCGTCAGCGGCCCGGACAAGGACCAGCGCGGCTCGCTGATGGAGCTCAGCTGGGGCGGCCAGGACCCCGTCGTCCTGCCCGACGGCTCCACCCGGACCTTCCTGGAGGACGGCGACGAGGTCGTCATCCGCGCGACCGCGCCCGGCCCCGACGGCGCCCGCATCGGCCTCGGCGAGGTCGCCGGCCGCATCCTGCCCGCCCCCACCCACCCCCACTTTTCCGAGCACGTGCACAAGGAGCAGTCGTGA